The Methylomagnum ishizawai genome has a window encoding:
- a CDS encoding chemotaxis protein CheW, translating to MQKRTEPVNQWVTFRLGDETYGVNVMQVQEVLRISEIAPVPGAPDYVVGIINLRGNVVTVIDTRKRFGLYPKDPDDASRIVIIEAVDQVIGILVDSVAEVVELRGSEVEAAPNVGNEESSRYIQGVTSRNGQLLILVDLNRFLSEEERADLEFF from the coding sequence ATGCAAAAACGTACCGAGCCGGTCAACCAATGGGTAACTTTCCGCCTGGGCGACGAGACCTACGGGGTCAATGTGATGCAGGTGCAGGAAGTCCTGCGCATCAGCGAAATCGCCCCGGTGCCGGGCGCGCCCGACTATGTGGTCGGCATCATCAACCTGCGCGGCAATGTCGTCACCGTGATCGACACCCGCAAGCGCTTCGGCCTGTATCCGAAAGACCCCGACGACGCCTCGCGCATCGTCATCATCGAGGCCGTGGACCAGGTCATCGGCATCCTGGTGGACAGCGTGGCCGAAGTGGTGGAGTTGCGCGGTTCCGAGGTCGAGGCTGCGCCCAATGTCGGCAACGAGGAAAGCTCCCGCTATATCCAGGGCGTCACCAGCCGCAATGGCCAGTTGCTGATCCTGGTCGATCTCAACCGCTTCCTGAGCGAAGAGGAGCGGGCCGACCTCGAATTCTTCTGA
- a CDS encoding flagellar motor protein — MDGLTIAGIFLGVGAVVFGNFLEGGHIGSLLNGPALVIVIGGTLGAVMLQTPPAVFVYALKMLRWVLFMPSIDPGEEIKKLVGWSTLARREGLLGLENFIPNEADLFSRKGLQLLVDGNEPEVIRDTLELELGVKQQRDLTAAKVFEAMGGYSPTIGIIGAVMGLIHVMQNLSEPAKLGSGIATAFVATIYGVGLANLLFIPVANKLKARASARHRARELVLEGVIAIAEGENPRNIELKLTGFLDG, encoded by the coding sequence ATGGACGGCTTGACCATCGCCGGCATTTTCCTCGGGGTGGGGGCCGTCGTCTTCGGCAATTTCCTGGAAGGGGGCCATATCGGCTCGCTGCTGAACGGTCCCGCCCTGGTCATCGTGATCGGCGGCACCCTGGGCGCGGTGATGCTGCAAACCCCGCCAGCCGTGTTCGTCTACGCGCTCAAGATGTTGCGCTGGGTGTTGTTCATGCCGTCCATCGATCCGGGCGAGGAGATCAAGAAGCTGGTGGGCTGGAGTACCCTGGCCCGGCGCGAAGGCTTGCTCGGCCTCGAGAATTTCATCCCCAACGAGGCCGATTTGTTCTCCCGCAAGGGCTTGCAATTGCTGGTGGACGGCAACGAACCCGAAGTCATCCGCGATACCCTGGAACTGGAACTGGGCGTCAAGCAACAGCGCGACCTGACCGCCGCCAAGGTGTTCGAGGCCATGGGCGGTTATTCGCCCACCATCGGCATCATCGGCGCGGTGATGGGCTTGATCCATGTCATGCAGAACCTGTCCGAGCCGGCCAAGCTGGGCAGCGGCATCGCCACGGCCTTCGTCGCCACCATCTACGGCGTGGGGCTGGCGAATTTGTTGTTCATCCCCGTCGCCAACAAGCTCAAGGCGCGGGCCTCGGCGCGGCACCGGGCGCGGGAACTGGTGCTGGAAGGCGTCATCGCCATCGCCGAGGGCGAGAACCCCCGCAATATCGAATTGAAGCTGACCGGCTTCCTGGATGGGTGA
- the groL gene encoding chaperonin GroEL (60 kDa chaperone family; promotes refolding of misfolded polypeptides especially under stressful conditions; forms two stacked rings of heptamers to form a barrel-shaped 14mer; ends can be capped by GroES; misfolded proteins enter the barrel where they are refolded when GroES binds), which yields MAAKDVRFSDDARQRMLVGVNVLADAVKQTLGPKGRNVVLEKSFGAPTVTKDGVSVAKEIELKDKFENMGAQMVKEVASRTSDVAGDGTTTATVLAQAIVREGLKSVTAGSNPMDIKRGIDLGVAVVVKQLQALSKPCTTSKEIAQVGSISANSDESIGQIIADAMDKVGKEGVITVEDGSGLDNTLDVVEGMQFDRGYLSPYFINSQETMSVELDSPFILLHDKKISNIRDLLPVLEKVAKSGKSLLIVAEDVEGEALATLVVNTMRGIIKVCAVKAPGFGDRRKAMLEDIAILSGGTVISEDVGLSLEKVELSDLGQAKKVQVNKENTTIVDGAGSAATIKARVEQIRKQIEDTSSDYDREKLQERVAKLAGGVAVIKVGAATEVEMKEKKARVEDALHATRAAVEEGIVPGGGVAFVRAQAALKDLQGKNHDQTVGVAILRRAIEEPLRQIVTNAGEEASVVLSKVQEGSGSFGYNAGNGEYGDMIEMGILDPTKVTRSALQNASSVAGLMLTTEAMVAEIPKKESAPAMPGGMDGMM from the coding sequence ATGGCAGCCAAAGATGTACGCTTTTCCGACGACGCCCGCCAACGCATGCTGGTCGGCGTGAACGTCCTCGCCGATGCCGTCAAGCAGACCCTCGGCCCCAAAGGCCGCAACGTGGTGCTGGAAAAGAGCTTCGGCGCTCCCACCGTGACCAAGGACGGCGTGTCCGTCGCCAAGGAAATCGAACTCAAGGACAAGTTCGAAAACATGGGAGCCCAGATGGTGAAGGAAGTTGCCTCCCGCACTTCCGACGTGGCCGGCGACGGCACCACCACCGCCACCGTGCTGGCCCAGGCCATCGTGCGCGAAGGTCTGAAATCCGTCACCGCCGGGTCCAACCCGATGGACATCAAACGCGGCATCGACCTCGGCGTCGCGGTCGTGGTCAAGCAACTGCAAGCCCTGTCCAAGCCCTGCACCACCAGCAAGGAAATCGCCCAGGTCGGTTCCATCTCGGCCAACTCCGACGAGAGCATCGGCCAGATCATCGCCGACGCCATGGACAAGGTCGGCAAGGAAGGCGTCATCACCGTGGAGGACGGTTCCGGCCTCGACAACACCCTGGACGTGGTCGAGGGCATGCAGTTCGACCGCGGCTACCTCTCCCCCTATTTCATCAACAGCCAGGAAACCATGAGCGTGGAACTCGACTCCCCGTTCATCCTGCTGCACGACAAGAAAATCTCCAACATCCGCGACCTGCTGCCGGTGCTGGAAAAAGTCGCCAAGTCCGGCAAGTCCCTGCTGATCGTGGCCGAGGACGTGGAAGGCGAAGCGCTGGCCACCCTGGTGGTCAACACCATGCGCGGCATCATCAAGGTCTGCGCGGTCAAGGCTCCGGGCTTCGGCGACCGCCGCAAGGCCATGCTGGAAGACATCGCCATCCTGAGCGGCGGCACCGTGATTTCCGAGGATGTCGGCCTGTCGCTGGAGAAGGTCGAGTTGTCCGACCTGGGCCAGGCCAAGAAGGTGCAGGTCAACAAGGAAAACACCACCATCGTCGATGGGGCCGGTAGCGCCGCCACCATCAAGGCCCGCGTCGAGCAGATCCGCAAGCAGATCGAGGACACCAGTTCCGACTACGACCGCGAGAAGCTGCAAGAGCGCGTCGCCAAGCTGGCCGGCGGCGTGGCGGTCATCAAGGTGGGTGCCGCGACCGAAGTCGAGATGAAGGAAAAGAAGGCCCGCGTGGAAGACGCGCTGCACGCGACCCGCGCCGCGGTCGAAGAAGGCATCGTGCCCGGCGGCGGCGTGGCCTTCGTCCGCGCCCAGGCCGCGCTGAAGGACTTGCAGGGCAAGAACCACGACCAGACCGTGGGCGTCGCCATCCTGCGCCGCGCCATCGAGGAACCGCTGCGCCAGATCGTCACCAACGCCGGCGAAGAGGCTTCCGTGGTGCTGTCCAAGGTGCAGGAAGGCAGCGGCAGCTTCGGCTACAACGCGGGCAACGGCGAATACGGCGACATGATCGAAATGGGCATCCTGGACCCGACCAAGGTGACCCGTTCCGCGCTACAGAACGCCTCCTCCGTGGCCGGCCTGATGCTGACCACCGAGGCCATGGTCGCCGAAATCCCCAAGAAGGAATCGGCCCCGGCGATGCCCGGCGGCATGGACGGCATGATGTGA
- the zapD gene encoding cell division protein ZapD, with protein MNNFTIYEFPLNERIRLFMRLEQLFQQVDHFVAGASVWDSRAVISTLLDVLSLFSRNDLKSEALKELDRHSAALTKMTRTQPDIDHGKVETLLARLDALSKELYGNPGKIGVSLMENDLFKSISQRSAIPGGTCSFDLPAFHYWLQLGDTQRRRDLAEWILPFQPIRTAIDLLLSFIRGCGTPGEELAAAGFFQKTLDHTLPYQLLRVAVERDQPYFAEISGGKHRFTVRFMRPDAAGRPVQCPEDVRFQLTCCLL; from the coding sequence TTGAACAACTTCACCATCTACGAATTTCCGCTGAACGAACGGATTCGCCTCTTCATGCGCCTCGAACAATTGTTCCAGCAGGTCGATCATTTCGTGGCCGGGGCTTCGGTCTGGGATAGCCGGGCCGTCATCTCGACCCTGTTGGACGTGCTGAGCCTGTTCAGCCGCAACGACCTCAAATCCGAAGCGCTCAAGGAACTGGACCGGCACTCGGCGGCCTTGACCAAGATGACCCGCACCCAACCCGATATCGACCATGGCAAGGTGGAGACCCTCCTGGCCCGGCTCGACGCCCTGAGCAAGGAACTCTACGGCAACCCCGGCAAGATCGGTGTTTCCCTGATGGAGAACGACCTGTTCAAAAGCATCTCGCAACGCAGCGCCATTCCCGGCGGGACGTGCAGCTTCGACCTGCCCGCCTTCCACTATTGGCTGCAACTCGGCGACACCCAGCGCCGGCGCGACCTGGCGGAATGGATCCTCCCATTCCAACCGATCCGCACCGCCATCGACCTTTTGCTCAGCTTCATCCGCGGTTGCGGCACGCCCGGCGAGGAACTGGCCGCGGCGGGCTTCTTCCAGAAAACCCTGGACCACACCCTGCCCTACCAACTGCTGCGGGTGGCGGTCGAGCGCGACCAGCCCTATTTCGCCGAAATCAGCGGCGGCAAACACCGCTTCACCGTGCGCTTCATGCGGCCCGACGCCGCCGGGCGGCCCGTGCAATGCCCGGAAGACGTGCGGTTCCAACTCACCTGCTGCCTGTTGTGA
- a CDS encoding ParA family protein, protein MKVWAVSNQKGGVGKTTTVVSLGGLLAERGYRVLLVDLDPHGSLTGYFKMNPDDIQGSVYDLFQDALARRKLELDRYVRPSGVEGLSVLPASSALSTIERQNGAGGLGLVMGNALAGVRGRYDFALIDSPPMLGVLMVNALAASEHLFVPVLCEFLALKGLERMLHTLAMIGKSRRVALRFTIVPTMFDRRTRAALQTLEVIRQRFGDQSWRSEIPVDTRIREASQIGQPVSRFAPGTKAAAAYAELLEDALSGGLTQQRSGALAHG, encoded by the coding sequence ATGAAGGTCTGGGCGGTTTCCAACCAAAAGGGCGGGGTGGGCAAGACCACCACCGTGGTTTCGCTGGGCGGCTTGCTGGCCGAGCGCGGCTATCGCGTCCTGTTGGTCGATCTCGATCCGCACGGTTCCTTGACCGGCTATTTCAAGATGAACCCGGACGATATCCAGGGCAGCGTCTACGATTTGTTCCAGGACGCCCTGGCGCGGCGCAAGCTCGAACTGGACCGCTATGTGCGGCCCAGCGGCGTCGAGGGCTTGTCGGTCCTGCCCGCGTCCTCGGCGCTCTCGACCATCGAGCGCCAGAACGGGGCCGGGGGCTTGGGGCTGGTGATGGGCAACGCGCTGGCCGGGGTGCGCGGGCGATACGATTTCGCCCTGATCGACAGCCCGCCCATGCTCGGCGTCCTGATGGTCAACGCCCTGGCCGCCAGCGAGCATTTGTTCGTGCCGGTGCTGTGCGAATTCCTGGCGCTCAAGGGCTTGGAGCGGATGCTGCACACCCTGGCCATGATCGGCAAATCGCGCCGGGTGGCGCTGCGCTTCACCATCGTGCCGACCATGTTCGACCGCCGTACCCGCGCCGCCCTGCAAACCCTGGAGGTCATCCGCCAGCGTTTCGGCGACCAGTCCTGGCGCTCGGAAATCCCGGTCGATACCCGCATCCGCGAGGCCAGCCAGATAGGACAGCCGGTATCCCGCTTCGCGCCCGGCACCAAGGCCGCCGCCGCCTATGCCGAATTGCTGGAGGACGCCCTGAGCGGCGGCTTGACGCAACAACGGTCCGGGGCGCTGGCCCATGGTTAA
- the groES gene encoding co-chaperone GroES produces MKIRPLHDRVVVKRWEEERTSPGGIVIPDSAKEKPIKGEVVAVGLGKPLDNGDVRAPSVKVGDKVLFGKYAGNEVKIDGTEYLMLREDDIMGVFVA; encoded by the coding sequence ATGAAAATCCGCCCTTTACATGACCGTGTCGTCGTCAAGCGCTGGGAAGAAGAACGCACCTCCCCCGGCGGCATCGTGATCCCCGATTCGGCCAAGGAAAAGCCCATCAAGGGCGAAGTGGTGGCCGTCGGCCTGGGCAAACCCCTGGACAACGGCGATGTGCGCGCCCCGAGCGTGAAAGTCGGCGACAAGGTGCTGTTCGGCAAATACGCCGGCAACGAAGTCAAGATCGACGGCACCGAATACCTGATGCTGCGCGAAGACGACATCATGGGCGTATTCGTAGCCTGA
- a CDS encoding HpnM family protein produces the protein MIFKLILGLWLVCLASFPAWAEPVDEARKPVDKLNETLIQAMKGADKLGYQGRYKLIGPVVRDTFEFEAVSQIALGSHWKKLEKAQKTAFMEKLIDLSVATYAAQFNGYGGESFVFDSSQDLKNGKLLLRYNFTAPKEKPIKFEYIVGELNGQWQIINIIVDGISDLALKKAQYTSVIDREGFDSLLNKLSQKITDYSHNNAAPAKPGKPG, from the coding sequence ATGATTTTTAAGCTGATATTGGGTTTGTGGCTGGTATGCCTCGCGTCTTTCCCGGCTTGGGCCGAGCCGGTGGACGAAGCCAGGAAACCCGTGGACAAACTCAACGAGACGCTCATCCAGGCGATGAAGGGCGCGGACAAATTGGGGTATCAGGGACGCTATAAATTGATCGGGCCGGTGGTGCGGGATACCTTCGAGTTCGAGGCGGTCTCCCAGATCGCCCTGGGGAGCCACTGGAAAAAGCTGGAAAAGGCCCAGAAAACCGCCTTCATGGAGAAATTGATCGATCTGAGCGTCGCCACCTATGCCGCCCAGTTCAACGGCTATGGCGGCGAATCCTTCGTGTTCGACAGCAGCCAGGATTTGAAGAACGGCAAACTGTTGCTGCGCTATAACTTCACCGCCCCCAAGGAAAAACCCATCAAGTTCGAGTATATCGTGGGCGAACTCAATGGGCAGTGGCAGATCATCAATATCATCGTCGATGGCATCAGCGATTTGGCCCTGAAAAAGGCCCAATATACCAGCGTCATCGACCGCGAGGGTTTCGATAGCCTGTTGAATAAGCTTTCCCAGAAAATCACCGATTACTCCCACAACAACGCCGCCCCGGCCAAGCCGGGCAAGCCGGGTTGA
- a CDS encoding DUF2802 domain-containing protein, translating into MNWLPYFALLALSALLAAGLFVLARAHRKLARDHAALAEGMARQSQDLMGLCAAAVQVDRRVFGQEERLRECLARIEELATRETTQQPYYTAIDKVKAGARPEELVAEFGLSLSEANLLVSLYGQSRR; encoded by the coding sequence ATGAACTGGTTGCCTTATTTCGCGCTCCTCGCCTTGTCGGCCCTCCTGGCGGCGGGTTTGTTCGTGCTGGCCCGCGCCCACCGCAAGCTGGCCCGCGACCACGCCGCCCTGGCCGAGGGCATGGCCCGGCAAAGCCAGGATTTGATGGGCCTGTGCGCGGCGGCGGTGCAGGTGGACCGGCGGGTGTTCGGCCAGGAGGAGCGCCTGCGCGAATGCCTCGCCCGCATCGAGGAACTCGCCACCCGCGAAACCACCCAGCAGCCCTATTACACCGCCATCGACAAGGTGAAGGCCGGTGCCCGCCCCGAGGAACTGGTCGCGGAATTCGGCCTGTCCTTGTCCGAGGCCAACCTGCTGGTGAGCCTCTACGGCCAGTCGCGCCGCTGA
- the motD gene encoding flagellar motor protein MotD: protein MARRKRSEDEHENLERWLVSYADFITLLFAFFVVMYSISSINEGKYRVLSRTLAEVFMEDGRKVSRAGEPVQIYDGEPGEYLVGSPETGLGAESPEPTADGDPQREQARLETVADRLEAVLSPYIQDDLAVVKRHEFWLEVEMKSGLFFPSGKAALAPESLPVLYRLSEIFREIPNPINIEGHTDNMPISTAEFPSNWVLSSARAAAVVNQLTRNGVDPRRLAAIGYGEYHPVAENANEEGRYRNRRVVLVVMSNGAARYGAPALDAPPRSAAPPAPATVKP, encoded by the coding sequence ATGGCTAGACGCAAGCGCTCCGAAGACGAGCATGAAAACCTGGAACGCTGGTTGGTGTCCTATGCCGATTTCATCACCTTGCTGTTCGCGTTCTTCGTGGTGATGTATTCGATTTCCTCGATTAACGAAGGCAAATACCGGGTGCTGTCGCGCACCCTGGCCGAGGTGTTCATGGAGGATGGCCGCAAGGTTTCCAGGGCTGGCGAGCCGGTCCAAATCTACGATGGGGAGCCGGGCGAGTATCTGGTCGGCAGCCCCGAAACCGGCCTGGGCGCGGAATCCCCCGAACCCACCGCCGACGGCGATCCCCAACGGGAACAGGCCCGGCTGGAAACGGTCGCCGACCGGTTGGAGGCCGTGCTGTCGCCCTATATCCAGGACGATCTGGCGGTCGTCAAGCGCCACGAGTTCTGGCTGGAGGTCGAGATGAAGAGCGGGTTGTTCTTCCCCAGCGGCAAGGCCGCGCTCGCGCCCGAATCCCTGCCGGTGCTGTATCGCTTGTCGGAAATCTTCCGCGAGATCCCCAATCCCATCAACATCGAGGGCCACACCGATAACATGCCCATCAGCACCGCCGAATTCCCCTCCAACTGGGTGCTATCCTCGGCCCGCGCCGCCGCCGTGGTGAACCAACTGACCCGCAATGGCGTCGACCCGCGCCGCCTCGCCGCCATCGGCTATGGCGAATACCATCCGGTGGCGGAGAACGCCAACGAGGAAGGCCGTTACCGCAACCGGCGGGTGGTCTTGGTGGTGATGTCGAACGGCGCGGCGCGTTACGGCGCGCCGGCCTTGGACGCGCCGCCGCGATCCGCCGCCCCGCCCGCGCCGGCAACGGTGAAGCCATGA
- a CDS encoding chemotaxis protein CheA: MAIDLDDEIVQDFLVEAGEILEKLNGQLVELENTPDDYDLLNAIFRGFHTIKGGAGFLNLGVLVGVCHRAEDVFNALRQGERRVDAVLMDVILEVLDVVNSIFKYIRNGKDPEPVDPDLLDRLSRLLQPQAAPEPAPAPSSPPAPAVAARVQTPEPVAALPVASMPKPSNVVEADLFAMLEPGIVGEVPAAEPVEPAPAQTQAEPDEITEEEFERLLDQLHGGAKRSGPAAPPAIPAAEPALPVGDTISEDEFEALLDDLHGKGKHVGVPADAPSPPPAQPAADLISEDEFEALLDNLHGRGRHLGTPQTEAAKPLEPPPAFHEAAHFDPAKTTAKSTASPTTTAVETTVRVDTQRLDEIMNMVGELVLVRNRFQTLRSAFNDDAMTKAIANLDVVTSDLQLSVMKTRMQPIKKVFGRFPRVVRDLARSLNKEVQLELRGEETDLDKNLVEALADPLVHLVRNAVDHGIETPEERVAAGKPREGRVVLIAAQEGNHIELAIEDDGKGMDPETLRRKVVEKGLMDQESAARLDDRGCYELIFMPGLSTKTEISDVSGRGVGMDVVKTRISQMNGTVAVDSVLGRGTRIIIKLPLTLAIMPTLMVKLNQQPFALPLSSVVEILDLDLSKTNTVDGQLVALVRQKVLPLFYLKDWLIPGYDPERGKAGHVVVVMAGGRHVGFVVDHLIGQEEVVIKPLGAKLRGVPGMAGATITGDGQIALILDVPGLMKRYGPMR, translated from the coding sequence ATGGCCATCGATCTCGACGACGAAATCGTCCAGGATTTCCTGGTGGAAGCCGGGGAGATATTGGAAAAGCTCAACGGGCAATTGGTCGAGCTGGAAAACACGCCCGACGACTACGATTTGCTCAACGCCATTTTCCGGGGTTTCCATACCATCAAGGGCGGGGCCGGTTTCTTGAACCTGGGCGTCCTGGTCGGGGTGTGCCACCGCGCCGAGGATGTGTTCAACGCCTTGCGCCAGGGCGAGCGGCGGGTCGATGCGGTTTTGATGGATGTGATCCTCGAAGTCCTCGACGTGGTCAATTCCATCTTCAAATACATCCGCAACGGCAAGGACCCGGAGCCGGTCGATCCCGATTTGCTGGACCGGCTGTCGCGTTTGCTGCAACCGCAGGCCGCGCCCGAACCCGCGCCAGCCCCGTCATCGCCGCCCGCGCCAGCCGTTGCCGCTCGGGTACAAACACCCGAACCCGTGGCGGCCCTTCCGGTCGCCTCCATGCCCAAGCCCAGCAATGTGGTGGAAGCCGATTTGTTCGCCATGCTGGAACCCGGCATCGTGGGCGAGGTTCCCGCCGCCGAACCGGTGGAACCCGCACCGGCCCAGACCCAGGCCGAACCCGACGAAATCACCGAGGAGGAATTCGAGCGGTTGTTGGATCAGCTGCATGGGGGGGCGAAGCGGTCCGGCCCGGCGGCTCCGCCCGCGATTCCCGCCGCCGAACCCGCGCTGCCCGTGGGCGATACGATTTCCGAGGACGAGTTCGAGGCTTTGCTCGATGATTTGCACGGCAAGGGCAAGCATGTCGGCGTTCCCGCGGACGCGCCGTCCCCGCCCCCTGCCCAGCCCGCCGCCGACCTGATCAGCGAGGACGAATTCGAGGCTTTGCTCGACAACCTGCATGGCAGGGGCCGGCATCTCGGCACCCCCCAAACCGAAGCGGCCAAGCCTTTGGAACCTCCGCCCGCTTTCCACGAGGCCGCCCACTTCGATCCCGCCAAGACGACGGCCAAGTCCACCGCCTCTCCCACCACCACCGCGGTGGAAACCACGGTGCGGGTCGATACCCAGCGCCTGGACGAGATCATGAACATGGTGGGCGAGCTGGTGCTGGTGCGGAACCGTTTCCAGACCCTGCGCAGCGCCTTCAACGACGATGCCATGACCAAGGCCATCGCCAACCTGGACGTGGTGACTTCGGACCTGCAGCTGTCGGTGATGAAAACCCGGATGCAGCCGATCAAGAAGGTGTTCGGGCGTTTCCCCAGGGTGGTGCGCGACCTGGCCCGCAGTTTGAACAAGGAAGTCCAGTTGGAACTGCGCGGCGAGGAAACCGACCTCGACAAGAACTTGGTGGAAGCCCTGGCCGATCCCCTGGTGCATCTGGTGCGCAACGCCGTGGACCACGGCATCGAAACCCCCGAGGAGCGGGTCGCGGCGGGCAAGCCGCGGGAAGGCCGGGTGGTGCTGATCGCGGCCCAGGAAGGCAACCATATCGAACTCGCCATCGAGGACGATGGCAAGGGCATGGACCCGGAAACCCTGCGCCGCAAGGTGGTGGAAAAAGGCTTGATGGACCAGGAATCCGCCGCCCGCCTGGACGACCGGGGCTGCTATGAATTGATCTTCATGCCGGGGCTTTCGACCAAGACCGAGATTTCCGATGTCTCGGGCCGGGGTGTCGGCATGGACGTGGTGAAGACCCGCATCTCCCAGATGAACGGCACGGTGGCGGTGGATTCGGTGCTGGGACGGGGGACCCGCATCATCATCAAGCTGCCCTTGACCCTGGCGATCATGCCCACCCTGATGGTCAAGCTCAACCAGCAGCCGTTCGCGCTACCCCTGTCCAGCGTGGTGGAAATCCTCGACCTCGACCTGTCCAAGACCAACACCGTGGACGGCCAGTTGGTGGCCCTGGTGCGGCAGAAGGTGCTGCCCTTGTTCTATCTCAAGGATTGGCTGATTCCGGGCTACGATCCCGAGCGCGGCAAAGCCGGCCATGTGGTGGTGGTGATGGCGGGCGGGCGGCATGTCGGCTTCGTGGTCGATCATTTGATCGGGCAGGAGGAGGTGGTCATCAAGCCCCTGGGGGCCAAACTGCGCGGCGTACCGGGCATGGCCGGGGCGACCATCACCGGCGACGGCCAGATCGCCCTGATCCTGGACGTGCCCGGCCTGATGAAGCGCTACGGGCCGATGCGGTAG
- a CDS encoding protein-glutamate methylesterase/protein-glutamine glutaminase yields the protein MVYRVLVVDDSNFMRHRLTEILNGDDHLEVVGSAGNGLDAIRMAAELQPDVITMDVEMPVMDGITAVRRIMRERPTPILMFSVSTQAGARATLEALDAGAMDFIPKQLHEISADKETAKRMLCGRVLELARHRAKVRASPPPRPTVPPAPRPRHPPSQSGHVRGVSLIAIAASTGGPTAVQKVLAALPAQLPVPVLVVQHMPGNFTGSFAERLNQVCAIEVREAKHGDELRPGLALVAPGGVQMELREQAGRRTIALREAAEGEYFRPSADVTFASLAGLAHSPRALVIVLTGMGSDGRQGAARLKARGAAVWAQDERSCVVYGMPKAIVDGRLADAVYDLDDMADELARGQPWTA from the coding sequence ATGGTTTACCGGGTGCTGGTGGTCGATGATTCCAATTTCATGCGCCATCGCCTGACCGAAATCCTCAACGGCGACGACCACCTCGAAGTGGTGGGCAGCGCCGGCAACGGCCTGGACGCCATCCGCATGGCCGCAGAACTCCAGCCCGATGTGATCACCATGGATGTGGAAATGCCGGTCATGGACGGCATCACGGCGGTGCGCCGGATCATGCGCGAACGGCCCACGCCCATCCTGATGTTCTCGGTCTCCACCCAGGCCGGCGCCCGCGCCACCCTGGAGGCGCTGGATGCCGGGGCCATGGATTTCATCCCCAAGCAATTGCACGAAATCAGCGCCGACAAGGAAACCGCCAAGCGGATGCTGTGTGGCCGGGTATTGGAACTGGCCCGGCATCGCGCCAAGGTCCGCGCCTCGCCCCCGCCCCGCCCGACCGTCCCCCCCGCCCCCCGTCCCAGGCATCCGCCATCCCAGTCCGGCCATGTGCGCGGCGTGAGCCTGATCGCCATCGCCGCCTCTACCGGCGGACCCACCGCCGTCCAGAAGGTCCTGGCCGCCTTGCCCGCGCAACTGCCGGTGCCGGTGCTGGTGGTGCAGCATATGCCGGGCAATTTCACCGGCAGCTTCGCCGAACGCTTGAACCAGGTTTGCGCCATCGAGGTCCGCGAGGCCAAGCACGGCGACGAGTTGCGGCCCGGCCTGGCCTTGGTGGCACCGGGCGGCGTGCAGATGGAACTGCGCGAACAAGCGGGCCGCAGAACCATCGCCCTCCGCGAGGCCGCCGAGGGTGAATATTTCCGGCCCAGCGCCGATGTCACCTTCGCGTCCCTGGCCGGTCTGGCGCACAGCCCGCGGGCGCTCGTCATCGTGCTGACCGGCATGGGTTCGGACGGCAGGCAGGGCGCGGCGCGGTTGAAGGCGCGGGGCGCGGCGGTCTGGGCGCAGGACGAACGGAGCTGCGTGGTCTACGGCATGCCCAAGGCCATCGTCGATGGCCGGCTGGCCGACGCGGTCTACGACCTCGACGACATGGCCGATGAATTGGCGCGGGGGCAACCATGGACGGCTTGA
- the yacG gene encoding DNA gyrase inhibitor YacG yields MATTVRCPTCGRLVEWTEAQPFRPFCGERCKLIDLGAWATETYAIPAAAEQPPADPEAPET; encoded by the coding sequence ATGGCCACGACGGTGCGATGTCCCACTTGCGGCCGGCTTGTGGAATGGACCGAAGCCCAGCCGTTCCGGCCTTTTTGCGGCGAGCGCTGCAAGCTGATCGATCTCGGGGCTTGGGCCACCGAGACCTACGCCATCCCGGCCGCAGCCGAACAACCTCCCGCCGATCCCGAAGCCCCCGAAACCTAA